A region from the Aegilops tauschii subsp. strangulata cultivar AL8/78 chromosome 5, Aet v6.0, whole genome shotgun sequence genome encodes:
- the LOC141022760 gene encoding uncharacterized protein has translation MNRRDWHDHLFESLWAYRVTVRTPTQATPFSLVYWSEAVLPLEVQLPSLTVTIQDEFTHDEEVQLRFQELDTLEEGRPHAQQNLELYRQNMVRAYDKLVKQRILRKGELVLVLRRPIVVTHRTKGKFEKKWEGPYVIEKVYDGGAYQLVDS, from the coding sequence ATGAATCGGAGAGACTGGCATGACCATCTCTTTGAGTCCTTATGGGCATACCGTGTCACAGTCCGTACCCCGACACAGGCGACTCCGTTTTCTCTTGTTTACTGGAGTGAGGCGGTCCTACCACTGGAGGTCCAGCTACCCTCTTTGACGGTGACTATCCAAGATGAATTCACCCACGATGAAGAGGTACAACTGCGGTTTCAGGAGCTCGACACCCTTGAAGAAGGGCGACCTCATGCCCAACAGAACCTGGAGCTTTACCGCCAGAATATGGTGAGAGCTTACGACAAGCTCGTCAAGCAACGCATCTTGCGAAAAGGCGAGTTGGTCCTTGTGCTCAGGCGGCCCATCGTCGTGACGCACAGGACGAAGGGAAAGTTCGAGAAAAAGTGGGAAGGGCCATACGTCATTGAGAAAGTCTACGATGGGGGAGCATACCAGCTCGTCGATTCATAG